The following are encoded together in the Capsulimonas corticalis genome:
- a CDS encoding beta strand repeat-containing protein — protein MRSLRSLYALLLFLIALGVSSVVLVVATPKTAAAANYSENFDGLTVGNQPAGWTLNTNDKVATTHPGSSPNSLSFASGTATGWYATSYGACTWHSTVYYAAASSQTYIIVHSDTNGNAYEITIAPSAGKIGVRKITGRAVTSGRYTTVGTLTTLGTDAGYSNLSSLGISAGTSLPTGNYSVDVDISGTTTQIIKARIYANSPTRNDAMTWDTTVTDSSSAYQNGFCGIVETGSGAGQVDDVNILDNAPVPGFTVAATSGTVYANGTTQSVTVTPNSGTTLSTTASFTISGGTGASTTPISTTYNSGPGTYTLTYNPGTLPTGAQTFTDTTDSFSATFTPTAPSFTRSPTTLAANNSAQTVTIVGTGTNFNTGSTTQFTMTGGTGASIVSQSASSTTAATLSINPGTASGATLTITGPSGATQTITTTTPAALTAGTITPTAGVNQITFTATDATNGVLPYAYQVQISTDNATFSTPGAGSGLTTRSGTITGLTNGTTYYVRMRYTDNASTVVTSASVSVTPSATPALVAGYTSVTYAAAASGTVKLSWTAATGNSGSLTYVVNYGTAPTSLSTASSSQSATTFTLGSQTNGTALYFQVVASDSGGSTAASYPIVGAIPSTVSSGTGRKGTTHSFGRGRR, from the coding sequence CGCCCAAGACCGCCGCCGCAGCGAATTACAGCGAGAATTTTGATGGATTGACGGTCGGCAACCAGCCTGCGGGCTGGACCTTGAATACCAATGACAAGGTGGCGACCACGCACCCCGGCAGCTCGCCGAACTCGCTCTCCTTTGCCAGCGGCACGGCGACAGGGTGGTATGCGACATCGTACGGCGCGTGTACCTGGCACAGCACGGTTTACTACGCCGCCGCCAGCTCACAGACCTATATCATCGTCCATTCCGACACAAACGGCAATGCGTACGAAATCACCATTGCTCCCTCGGCCGGCAAGATCGGCGTTCGAAAGATCACGGGACGCGCGGTGACGTCGGGTCGATATACGACGGTGGGAACGCTGACGACGCTCGGGACGGACGCGGGCTATTCAAATCTCTCGTCGTTAGGGATTTCTGCCGGAACCTCTCTGCCCACCGGCAACTATTCCGTCGATGTGGATATCAGCGGCACAACCACGCAGATCATCAAGGCGAGGATCTACGCAAACTCGCCGACGCGCAACGACGCCATGACCTGGGATACCACGGTCACCGACTCAAGCTCCGCCTACCAGAACGGTTTTTGCGGCATCGTGGAAACGGGATCGGGCGCCGGCCAGGTGGACGACGTCAACATCCTTGACAATGCGCCTGTCCCTGGCTTTACGGTCGCGGCGACCTCCGGCACCGTCTACGCCAACGGCACGACGCAGTCGGTCACGGTCACGCCAAACTCCGGTACGACGCTCTCCACCACGGCCTCTTTCACGATATCAGGCGGAACAGGCGCCTCAACGACGCCGATCAGCACGACCTACAATAGTGGCCCAGGCACCTATACGCTGACCTACAACCCGGGGACGCTGCCCACCGGCGCGCAGACGTTCACGGACACGACGGACAGCTTCAGCGCGACCTTTACGCCGACCGCACCGTCGTTTACCCGAAGTCCGACCACGCTGGCGGCGAATAACAGCGCTCAAACTGTGACGATCGTCGGCACAGGAACCAACTTCAACACTGGCAGCACAACGCAGTTTACGATGACGGGCGGAACAGGCGCATCGATCGTTTCGCAATCGGCGTCGAGCACGACGGCCGCCACGCTCAGTATCAACCCGGGCACGGCCTCCGGAGCCACACTGACAATCACGGGGCCTTCCGGCGCGACACAGACGATCACAACGACGACGCCGGCAGCCTTGACGGCAGGGACGATCACGCCCACAGCGGGAGTCAATCAGATCACCTTCACGGCGACGGACGCCACGAATGGCGTTCTGCCCTACGCGTACCAGGTCCAGATCTCGACCGACAACGCCACCTTCAGCACGCCCGGCGCCGGATCGGGACTGACGACGCGCTCGGGAACGATCACGGGACTGACCAACGGCACGACCTACTACGTCCGGATGCGCTACACGGACAACGCCAGCACGGTCGTGACATCTGCCTCCGTCTCCGTGACGCCATCCGCAACGCCCGCGCTTGTCGCCGGCTACACATCAGTCACATACGCGGCGGCCGCCAGCGGGACCGTCAAGCTCAGCTGGACGGCGGCGACCGGCAACAGCGGCAGTCTGACGTATGTCGTCAACTACGGCACGGCGCCGACGTCTCTGTCCACCGCCAGCAGCTCCCAGAGCGCGACCACATTCACCCTGGGCAGCCAGACCAACGGCACAGCGCTTTATTTCCAGGTCGTCGCCAGCGACTCCGGCGGATCCACTGCGGCGTCCTACCCCATCGTCGGCGCGATCCCTTCCACGGTCTCTTCGGGGACCGGGCGCAAAGGAACCACGCATAGCTTCGGACGAGGGAGGCGCTAA
- a CDS encoding ATP-binding protein gives MCYQSTGPARGLLQRLARLLRPFLYHLICDEQFTFCREVLSSVTDGKLHLHIERDTLPLMLPDYSPEMLLDGDPERMSRARALLNEFAAAHQLPDAAREDLVLSSWEALTNAAKYATRGAMRICADETTIQVWVTDRGSGIPLCDLPKATLQAGWSSGGTLGLGYTLMIKMVHRLDLMTTPRGTTVVLTWDRSPGKDPAITRLVEKYS, from the coding sequence ATGTGTTACCAATCCACCGGACCCGCGCGCGGTCTCCTCCAGCGTCTGGCGCGCCTGCTCCGTCCGTTTCTCTATCACCTGATTTGCGATGAGCAGTTTACATTTTGCCGGGAGGTCCTCTCCAGCGTCACCGACGGCAAGCTGCATCTGCATATCGAGCGCGATACGCTGCCGCTGATGCTGCCCGATTATTCCCCCGAAATGCTGCTGGACGGGGATCCGGAGCGTATGTCGCGCGCCCGGGCCTTGCTGAACGAATTCGCCGCAGCGCACCAGCTGCCCGACGCCGCGCGTGAAGACCTGGTGCTCTCGTCCTGGGAGGCGCTGACAAACGCCGCGAAGTATGCGACGCGCGGCGCCATGCGCATCTGCGCCGACGAGACGACCATTCAGGTCTGGGTCACGGACCGGGGCAGCGGTATCCCGCTCTGCGACCTTCCCAAGGCAACCCTCCAGGCGGGTTGGTCAAGCGGCGGGACTTTGGGCCTCGGCTATACGCTGATGATTAAGATGGTCCACCGGCTGGATCTGATGACGACGCCGCGCGGGACCACCGTCGTCCTGACCTGGGACAGATCCCCTGGCAAGGACCCCGCCATCACGCGCCTGGTCGAAAAGTACTCCTGA
- a CDS encoding phosphoadenosine phosphosulfate reductase family protein — protein sequence MIQIAPIVNTAALPISIDADVAALLGLNAPVAVGVSGGKDSAAVAFATFDYLDTIGHTGKRLLIHSDLGSVEWRDSLPACERLADRLGAQLVVVRRASGGLMERWETRWRNNVDRYVNLKCVKLILPWSTPSMRFCTSELKTDVICRELVRRFPGETILSVSGIRAEESAQRAKAPISKAQEKLTSKTQDTRGLDWHPILSWTKADIFAYLRSKGFDLHEAYTRYGASRVSCTCCIMSSEDDLRAAASCADNHEIYRRMCELEIVSTFSFQERGWLADIAPHLLTRDQIQRLARAKSAARLRETAEARIPAHLLYTKGWPTCVPTDAEADLLCTVRVTVAATLGLDVLYTEPSALIGRYGELMELKPK from the coding sequence GTGATCCAAATCGCTCCTATCGTCAATACCGCCGCTCTTCCAATTTCCATTGACGCCGATGTTGCCGCGCTGCTGGGGCTCAACGCCCCGGTAGCAGTCGGAGTGAGCGGCGGAAAAGATAGTGCGGCCGTCGCCTTCGCGACGTTCGATTATCTGGACACTATCGGTCATACCGGAAAGCGTCTGCTCATTCACTCGGATCTGGGATCGGTCGAGTGGCGGGATTCCCTCCCCGCCTGCGAGCGCCTGGCGGACCGTCTGGGCGCCCAGCTTGTCGTCGTGCGCCGCGCGTCCGGCGGCCTCATGGAGCGCTGGGAGACGCGCTGGCGCAACAACGTCGATCGATACGTAAACCTCAAATGCGTGAAGCTGATCCTGCCCTGGTCGACTCCCTCCATGCGCTTCTGCACGAGCGAGCTCAAGACGGACGTCATCTGCCGCGAGCTGGTCCGGCGCTTCCCCGGCGAGACAATCCTTTCCGTCTCCGGCATTCGCGCCGAGGAGAGCGCGCAGCGGGCGAAAGCTCCGATCAGCAAGGCGCAGGAGAAACTGACCAGCAAAACGCAGGACACGCGCGGCCTCGACTGGCATCCCATCCTCTCCTGGACGAAGGCGGACATCTTCGCCTACCTTCGCAGCAAGGGCTTCGATCTTCACGAGGCGTACACGCGTTACGGAGCCTCGCGCGTGTCCTGCACCTGCTGCATCATGTCTTCGGAGGATGATCTGCGCGCGGCGGCGAGCTGCGCGGACAATCACGAGATTTACCGCCGCATGTGTGAACTGGAGATCGTTTCCACATTCTCCTTCCAGGAGCGCGGATGGCTCGCCGACATCGCCCCGCACTTGCTGACGCGGGACCAAATCCAGCGCCTGGCGCGGGCGAAGTCGGCGGCGCGGCTGCGGGAGACGGCCGAGGCGCGAATCCCGGCGCATCTGCTTTATACGAAGGGCTGGCCGACTTGCGTACCGACGGATGCCGAGGCCGACCTGCTCTGCACGGTTCGCGTGACGGTGGCGGCTACGCTGGGTCTTGACGTGCTGTATACCGAGCCGTCCGCGCTGATCGGGCGCTACGGAGAACTGATGGAGCTAAAACCGAAATGA
- a CDS encoding HAD domain-containing protein: protein MKKLIFLDFDGVLNSVAWMEGDVYKNKPRLHVDRLAWCLGKIDPAAVLRVNRIVRETDAYIVISSAWRSSTCPQGYAQYLGALLARHGLQAHRKRVIGITIDVTDIPKGRPGPQMLESERWTEIRHYLDSATECDRFVVIDDDPVFGTPPDCFVRTDYNVGLTDEDADRAIAILNGGAL, encoded by the coding sequence ATGAAGAAACTGATCTTTCTCGACTTCGACGGCGTTCTCAATTCCGTCGCTTGGATGGAGGGCGACGTCTACAAAAACAAGCCGCGTCTCCACGTCGACCGCCTGGCGTGGTGCCTGGGGAAGATCGATCCCGCCGCCGTCCTGCGCGTCAACCGCATCGTCCGGGAGACGGACGCGTACATCGTCATTTCTTCGGCGTGGCGCTCTTCTACTTGTCCGCAGGGGTACGCGCAGTATCTGGGGGCGTTGCTGGCGCGCCATGGCCTCCAGGCGCATCGCAAGCGCGTCATCGGCATCACGATCGATGTGACGGACATCCCCAAAGGGCGTCCAGGTCCGCAGATGCTCGAAAGCGAGCGCTGGACCGAGATTCGGCATTACCTGGACAGCGCGACGGAGTGCGATCGGTTCGTGGTTATCGACGACGACCCGGTTTTCGGGACGCCGCCAGACTGCTTCGTTCGCACGGATTACAATGTCGGACTGACGGACGAGGACGCGGACCGCGCGATCGCGATTTTGAATGGTGGGGCACTTTGA
- a CDS encoding DNA-methyltransferase, giving the protein MGDQNIQTMQGDCLELMKLIPDGSVDMILCDLPYGSTSCAWDVVIPFEPLWEQYRRLIKPNGAIVLTSAGKFTPLLQMSNFDWFKYCWYWQKSRPSDFVNAKNKPLRDVEECCVFSPGVTANNSPRRMIYIPQGLVHSPKREFRPNPKMRKGSAITDRPSHVKSYDREFTNYPRSILSFANPNQGTIHPTQKPVDLFAYLIRTYTNPCDLVLDSCAGSMTTAVACIQEGRRAIVIEKDPEIYAKGIERLRALRQ; this is encoded by the coding sequence ATGGGCGACCAAAATATCCAGACCATGCAGGGCGACTGCCTGGAACTTATGAAGCTGATTCCTGACGGGTCGGTAGATATGATCCTGTGCGATTTGCCGTATGGGTCTACTTCCTGCGCATGGGACGTTGTCATTCCGTTTGAGCCGCTCTGGGAGCAGTATAGACGGCTCATCAAGCCGAACGGAGCCATCGTTCTGACATCCGCAGGAAAGTTCACTCCGCTGCTCCAGATGTCAAATTTTGATTGGTTCAAATATTGCTGGTACTGGCAGAAAAGTCGCCCATCAGATTTCGTTAATGCGAAGAACAAACCTCTTCGAGATGTGGAGGAATGTTGCGTCTTTTCCCCTGGTGTTACGGCAAACAATAGTCCCCGACGGATGATCTACATCCCACAAGGGCTAGTTCATTCTCCAAAACGCGAATTTCGTCCCAACCCTAAAATGCGCAAAGGGTCCGCTATTACAGACCGGCCTTCTCACGTAAAGAGTTACGACCGGGAGTTTACGAATTATCCAAGGTCTATTTTGTCGTTTGCGAATCCAAATCAAGGAACTATCCACCCGACACAAAAGCCCGTGGACCTTTTCGCATACTTGATCCGCACCTACACCAACCCCTGCGATCTCGTACTGGACAGCTGCGCTGGGAGCATGACAACAGCAGTTGCCTGCATCCAGGAAGGACGCCGCGCTATCGTCATCGAGAAGGACCCAGAGATTTACGCGAAGGGGATTGAGCGACTTCGGGCGCTCAGGCAATGA
- a CDS encoding DUF3560 domain-containing protein: MCENSYGIDLKGMTVSQEMTTPSRPGKKPRAVWIVRGTTGAHTALLKSLGGRLYHGSWSFWEDPSESLAEALAAGAEPTFAEVYAQEQEALRERRLARADRLEDWAGSATKKSEAHYKVVRQTGDMIPLGQPILVDHYSAPRHRRDIGRMDSNMRKSVENADKAANHLGKAARLRHMAEDAPKSPTYINNRIQEAKTQIGILERALQGKSYVHSAPREISAEARARYEGLLALEREKLTYWQERLEESGGARFSKANIAKGDNVKIRGSWEKVARANPTTVSVVTGYSWTMKYAYAEIQDHQPAGTEAKPAGDEAQAQGSESQGEGSESR; the protein is encoded by the coding sequence ATGTGTGAGAATTCGTATGGGATTGATTTGAAGGGTATGACCGTCTCCCAGGAGATGACGACGCCTAGCCGGCCTGGCAAAAAGCCTCGCGCGGTCTGGATTGTGCGCGGGACGACGGGCGCACACACGGCGCTGCTGAAATCGCTCGGCGGACGGCTCTACCATGGCTCCTGGTCGTTCTGGGAGGATCCTTCGGAGTCGCTCGCCGAGGCCCTGGCTGCTGGCGCGGAGCCGACTTTCGCCGAGGTTTACGCACAGGAGCAAGAAGCGCTGCGCGAGCGCCGCCTGGCGCGCGCGGATCGGCTGGAGGACTGGGCAGGGAGCGCCACGAAGAAATCGGAGGCGCATTACAAGGTCGTGCGGCAAACCGGCGACATGATCCCGCTCGGGCAGCCAATTCTGGTCGATCATTATTCTGCTCCGCGTCACCGCCGCGACATCGGCCGCATGGACAGCAACATGCGCAAATCCGTTGAGAACGCGGACAAAGCGGCGAATCATCTGGGGAAGGCGGCGCGGCTACGCCATATGGCCGAGGATGCGCCCAAATCTCCCACCTATATCAACAATCGAATCCAGGAAGCCAAAACGCAAATCGGCATTCTGGAGCGCGCGCTGCAAGGCAAAAGCTATGTCCATAGCGCGCCGCGTGAGATCAGCGCCGAGGCCCGGGCGCGGTACGAGGGTCTTCTGGCTCTGGAGCGGGAGAAGCTCACATACTGGCAGGAGCGCCTTGAAGAGAGCGGCGGCGCCCGGTTTAGCAAAGCGAACATCGCGAAAGGCGACAACGTAAAGATCCGCGGATCCTGGGAGAAAGTGGCGCGCGCCAATCCCACGACCGTCAGCGTCGTAACGGGCTATTCCTGGACGATGAAGTACGCGTATGCCGAGATCCAGGACCATCAGCCAGCAGGGACGGAAGCCAAGCCGGCGGGAGACGAAGCACAGGCGCAAGGCAGTGAATCGCAAGGTGAAGGGAGCGAATCCCGGTGA
- a CDS encoding ribosome modulation factor, translating into MDEQPNKLERASRRMRLARGAHAAALGRKKLSPNDPAAAERLQDATGAAREAWGDYREAADTALAPIKATIDDVGARRLEESVSVRDSSHLDPLTAYADNPAQDDIHHPYTAYNQGYDAGEKRLGADKNPYQDGKERSFWFDGYRMAIDADQTGKDETQK; encoded by the coding sequence ATGGACGAACAACCGAATAAATTAGAGCGCGCTTCGCGAAGGATGCGCCTCGCGCGCGGCGCCCACGCCGCCGCCCTTGGCCGCAAGAAGTTGTCCCCGAATGACCCAGCCGCCGCAGAGCGCCTCCAGGACGCCACCGGAGCCGCGCGCGAGGCGTGGGGCGATTACCGGGAGGCGGCGGACACGGCCCTGGCGCCGATCAAGGCGACAATCGACGACGTCGGCGCGAGGCGGCTGGAGGAAAGCGTCTCGGTGAGGGACAGTAGTCATCTCGACCCGTTGACGGCCTACGCTGATAATCCGGCCCAGGACGACATCCATCATCCATACACCGCCTACAACCAGGGTTATGACGCAGGGGAGAAGAGACTGGGCGCGGACAAAAACCCATACCAGGACGGCAAAGAACGGTCTTTCTGGTTTGACGGATATCGAATGGCGATAGATGCAGATCAGACTGGGAAAGACGAAACGCAAAAATGA
- a CDS encoding cellulase family glycosylhydrolase has protein sequence MKYPRFNFARWGAAAALASLVLCLAPSLRAQSAAVTLSKTNVTATADFAAATFTIEADTALGSAGGNYNVQLFLQNQDTGAYVTVNPGPSVTAAIYPDGSVNTFSFTQALPPGHYGAGKGTLFPAGTNYSGKGAIDFAIPSTNLVISTNHLRVTAPVMTIGAPAAGADGKLHVPFTLQEPVAGAQDVWAMVKGSGGFAQIYVHKPLAAGAKPAAGALYLAPATVAGDSIESLAGEFVTALPARAGIYNLQGGVFNTAWTQLGAWIYPGADFEIGGGSWIVKADPSAYPSVAAALAPLPGRSFFLGGDFGNAIATKGAAANDTVGNFKLLKASGLKVLRFSFDADKYLGSALYQHRVDQDVQNMLAAGVIPEIGPQDMPSGGSSALQQLDTQLATTYKGMPVILCILNEPHGYATWAAWKAVAAPIAQAIKGIDPQTTVVVDAEGYSKDMTAASADPIDGVDFYGWHAYLPASQLTAKAGQGIPVLLEEYNDGSPQFHQALQTIPNLRGVMAWAWTIKGVEDSIGLVKSVDGASFTPTDTGAAILGYYASWIAGQDVAAPAATVPVTNGAGTNGTGTSGSVAGGVGAGAAAVTPDPGFTDAQTAQIKAIADAEFKANLKAAFGF, from the coding sequence ATGAAATACCCACGCTTCAATTTTGCCCGGTGGGGCGCGGCAGCCGCGCTCGCCTCGCTGGTCCTCTGCCTCGCGCCGAGCTTACGCGCCCAGAGCGCTGCGGTGACGCTCTCCAAAACCAATGTGACGGCCACGGCCGACTTCGCCGCCGCGACATTCACGATCGAGGCGGATACGGCGCTGGGCAGCGCCGGCGGAAACTACAACGTCCAGCTCTTTTTGCAGAACCAGGACACAGGCGCGTACGTCACCGTCAATCCCGGCCCGTCGGTCACCGCCGCGATCTATCCGGATGGATCGGTTAACACCTTCAGCTTCACCCAGGCGCTGCCGCCCGGCCACTACGGCGCCGGGAAGGGAACGCTGTTCCCGGCCGGCACAAACTATTCCGGCAAGGGCGCGATCGATTTTGCCATTCCCTCCACGAACCTGGTCATCAGCACCAATCACCTGCGCGTCACCGCTCCGGTTATGACGATCGGCGCGCCCGCCGCCGGCGCGGATGGGAAGCTGCATGTGCCGTTTACGCTCCAGGAGCCAGTCGCCGGCGCGCAGGACGTCTGGGCGATGGTCAAAGGCAGCGGGGGTTTCGCGCAGATCTACGTCCACAAACCGCTCGCCGCCGGCGCAAAGCCGGCCGCCGGAGCGCTCTACCTCGCGCCGGCCACCGTGGCGGGAGACAGCATCGAGAGCCTCGCCGGGGAGTTCGTGACGGCGCTGCCGGCGCGGGCGGGGATCTACAATCTCCAGGGCGGCGTCTTCAACACGGCCTGGACGCAGCTTGGCGCGTGGATCTACCCGGGCGCCGATTTCGAGATCGGCGGCGGCTCCTGGATTGTCAAGGCGGATCCCTCCGCGTACCCGTCCGTCGCGGCCGCGCTCGCGCCGCTGCCTGGCCGCTCCTTCTTCCTCGGGGGCGACTTCGGCAACGCGATCGCTACCAAAGGCGCGGCGGCGAATGACACCGTTGGCAATTTTAAGCTGCTGAAGGCGTCGGGATTGAAGGTCCTGCGATTTTCGTTCGACGCAGATAAGTACCTGGGCTCGGCGCTCTATCAGCACCGCGTGGATCAGGATGTGCAGAACATGCTCGCCGCCGGCGTCATCCCGGAGATTGGGCCGCAGGATATGCCGAGTGGCGGATCGTCGGCGCTCCAGCAGCTCGATACGCAGCTCGCGACGACCTACAAAGGGATGCCAGTTATCCTCTGCATCCTCAACGAGCCGCACGGATACGCCACCTGGGCGGCGTGGAAGGCGGTCGCGGCGCCGATCGCCCAGGCCATCAAAGGGATCGATCCGCAGACGACGGTGGTCGTGGACGCGGAGGGCTATTCCAAGGACATGACCGCCGCCAGCGCGGATCCCATCGACGGAGTCGACTTCTACGGCTGGCACGCGTACCTGCCGGCGTCCCAGCTCACGGCGAAGGCAGGTCAGGGGATTCCCGTGCTGCTGGAAGAGTACAATGACGGCTCGCCTCAGTTCCATCAGGCGCTACAGACCATTCCGAATCTGCGCGGCGTCATGGCATGGGCATGGACGATCAAAGGCGTTGAGGACAGCATCGGTCTGGTGAAATCCGTGGACGGGGCGAGCTTCACGCCGACCGACACGGGCGCCGCGATCCTGGGCTATTACGCCTCCTGGATCGCCGGTCAGGACGTCGCCGCGCCAGCGGCCACCGTTCCCGTGACGAACGGAGCGGGTACAAACGGGACGGGAACGAGCGGATCCGTGGCCGGCGGCGTCGGGGCGGGCGCGGCGGCCGTCACACCGGATCCAGGCTTCACCGATGCGCAGACGGCGCAGATCAAGGCCATCGCGGATGCTGAGTTCAAAGCAAATCTGAAAGCGGCGTTCGGCTTCTAA